The Jiangella alba genome includes the window TCCTCATGCACTGGCGCGGGCACTCCGACCACATGCAGGAGCGGATCGCCTACGAGGACGTCGTCGCCGACGTGCTCGCCGAGCTGCGGCCGCGGGTCGACGCCGCCCTCGCCGCCGGGGTGAAGCCGGAGCACGTCGCCGTCGACCCCGGGCTCGGCTTCGCCAAGACGTGGGACCACAACTGGACGCTGCTGGCCCGGCTGGCCGAGCTGCACGCGCTGGAGCTGCCGCTGCTCGTGGCCGCGTCGCGCAAGACGTTCCTGGGCGAGCTGCTGGCCGATCCGGCGACCGGGGAACGGCGCCCGCCGGCCGGCCGCGATGCCGCCACCGACGCGTTGTCGACGACGATCGCGCTGGCCGGAGCCTGGTGCGTCCGCGTCCACACCGTCCCCGCGACGCTCGACGCCGTGCGCGTCGCGGCCCGGCTCGCGCAAGGGTGACCGACCGTGGCCAATCCCACCCTCGTCCGAGTGCACGATGAGCGGGTGCGGGCCGCTAGGGTCGTGGGGTGCCTGACCGTATCGAGCTGCGCGGCCTGACCGCGCGTGGACATCACGGCTGGTTCCCCCACGAACGGGAGAACGGCCAGCTGTTCCGCGTCGACGTCGCTCTGAGCGTCGACACCCGTGCGGCGGCCCAGAGTGACGACCTGACCGACACCGTGGACTATGGCAGTCTTGCTGAACGGGTGGTCGGCCTCGTCTCGGGGGAGCCGGTCCGGCTGGTCGAGACCCTCGCCCAGCGCATCGCGGACCTCTGCCTGGACGATCCCAGGGTGGAGGCGGCGGAAGTGACCGTGCACAAGCCGGAGGCGCCAGTGACGGTGCCGTTCGACGACGTGACCGTGACGATTCGAAGGGCCCGAACGTGACCAATGTCCCCAACCCCAACGTGGTCGACGCCGACACGCTGACGGGTGATCTGCGCCCGCTGCGGCGCACGGCGTTCGCGCTGGGCAGCAACCTCGGCGACCGCCTCGAGTTCCTGCAGGCGGCCGTCGACACCCTCACCGACTCCTCCGAGATCGTGCCCGTCGCGGTCTCGCCGGTGTACGAGTCCGAGCCGGTCGACACCCCCGACGGCTCGCCGAACTTCTTCAACGCCGTCCTCGTCGTCGACACCACGCTGTCGCCGCGCTCGCTGATGGAACGGGCCCAGTCCACCGAGACCGCCTACGGCCGCACCCGCGACGTCCCGAACGGCCCGCGCACGCTCGACATCGACGTGCTCGCCGTCGGCGACGTCACCTCCGACGACGACGACCTGCACGTGCCGCACCCGCGGCTCGCCGAGCGGGCGTTCGTGCTCATCCCGTGGGCCGACATCGACCCCGACTTCTCGGTGCCCGGCCTCGGCCGCGTCGTGGAGCTGAGCTCGGCCGTCGACGCCACCGGCGTGCGCCGGCTGGACGAGGCGCTCGAGATCCCGGCCTGACCCCCGGGTCGCGGCACACTGTGCAACGGACGAAGATCGGCTCGCTGATCTGGGTCGCCGCGGTGGCGGTCCCGGCCGGGTGGTCGATCGGCCGCATCGTCGACGCCGCGTCGGGTGCGCTCCCGCCGATCCCGTGGGTGCTGCCGCTGCTGCTGCTCTTCCTGGCCGCCGGCATGTTCGCCGGCGCCCGGGCGGTGCGCGGCTGGATCACCGAGCGGCGCTTCGACCAGCGCATCGACGCACTCCGGGTGGCCCGCTCCGTCGCCCTCGCCAAGGCGTCGGCGTACTTCGGCGCCCTGCTCACCGGCGTCTACACCGGACTCGGCCTGCTGGCGCTGGGCCTGCTCGACTCCCCGATGGGCCGCAACCGCGCCGTCCTCTCCGCCGTCGTCGTCGCGGCCGCGGTCGTGCTGACGGTGGCCGCCGTCCGGCTGGAACGCGCCGGCGAGGTCCCGCCGCCGTCCGACGAGGAGAACGGCGCCCACCCGGCCTAGCGGATCGTGAGCTCGAACCAGCTGCCCGGCTGGCCGCCGACCTCGTCCGAGTCGGCCGGTCCGGCCAGGACGAACCCGGCCTTGGCCAGCACCTTCCGCGACGCGACGTTCGTCTCGGCGACGGCCGCCCGCACGGTGTGCACCCCGTGCCGCGACGCCGCCAGGCGGCACAGGTCGCGGACGGTCGCGGTCGCCACGCCACGGCCCGCGACGTGCTGCGCGACCCGGTAGCCTAGGATCGCGGTGCCGTCCTCGATGTCGAGCAGGTTGAACCGCCCGAGCACCGAGCCGTCCGAAGCGACGAGCACGTGGAAGGCGCAGACGCCGGCCTCCTGCTCGGCCAGCAGAGCGTCGAACCGCTCGGTGAAGTGCTCGAAGTACGCGTCGCCGCGGTCGGAGACGAAGTCGGCGAAGTAGGCGCGGTTGGCCAGCTCGAAGGCCAGGACCGCCGGGGCGTGGTCAGCGCGCAGCCGCTGCAGCTCGGGCACCGTCCGACCCTACCCAGCCGGTGCGGCCAGGAACTGCGTCAGCAACGTCGTCACCTCGGCCGGGCGCTCCACCGGCGGCAGGTGGCCGGTGTCGTCGAGGTCGACCCGCCGGGCGCCCGGGATCCCGTCCGCCAGGAGACCGGACACCTCCTGGATGTACGGCAGGTCGGCGCGGCCGTTGACCACCAACGCCGGCTGCACGACGTCGGCCAGCCGCGGTTTCGCCGGCGGGTCGGCGGGCAGCTCGGTGTGCGCCGGGCCGGTCCACTCGCGCTCGAACACCAGCCGGCACATGCGCACCATCTGCTCCCACGCGTCCGGGTCCAGGTCGGACGGCTCCCGCCCCGGCCCGACGGCGGTCAGCCGCAGCTGCGCCTCGGCCATCGCGGCGACGTCGGCCGGGTCGACGTCGCCGGCGGTGTGCTCGCGGTAGCGCGCCAGCCGGTCGGCCGGAACCGCGGCGAGGATCCGTTCGCGGGCCAGCGCGCCCATCTCGGCCGGCCACTCGTGCCCGGACAGCCCGGACGCGATCAGCACCAGGGCCGTCACCCGCTCCGGCGCCGCCAGCGCGACGTCGACGGAGTACGCGCCGCCCATCGAGCAGCCGACCAGCGCCGCCCGCTCGATGCCGAGCGCGTCCAGCAACGCCAGCAGGTCGGCGTGGTGCGAGAACTCCCCGGCGGCAGGGCTGGACTCGCCGTGCCACGCCAGTCGTAGCGCACCACCCGGTGCCGTTCCGCGAGCGCGGCGACCTGGTGGTCCCACATCCGCCGGTCGGCCAGGCCGGCGTGCACGAGCACCACCGCGGGCCCGGCCCCGGCGTCGTCATGGGCGAGGTCGGCGCCGTTGGCGCGCACGGTCGGCATGCCGGCAGCGTAGCCAGGCGGCACCCGACGACGAGAGCGGCGGCGCCCGCCCGGCCCGAAATCCAGATGACGCCCGGGCACCCGTCCTGGATCATCGAGACATGACCGCCCCACGTGTGCTGCCGCCCGGAAGCGCGACGAGTGGGCTCGCGCTGAGCCGCACCCGCGTCCCGCACGAGCCGCCCGTGCCGTGGCGGGCCCCGGCCGCGTGCCTGCGCCGGCCGCGTGCGCTGGGTGCGGCCCGGCGGGCCGTCGACCACGCCGCCGACGCCCGTCGACTCCGGGGCCGAGCGGCCCGGCAGTGACACCGCGACGGCGGTCGCGGCGTGGGTGAAACACGGGACGGAAGTTCCCGGTGTGGCGCGGCGTGTGAAGTCCGATTCGCGCCGTACAAGAAGGTACGGTGACGCCCATGGCCTCCGTCCGTCACCGCCGCCGTCTGACCGCTGTCCGTCTGCTCGCCGTCGCCGCACCCGCGGCGGCCATCGCGCTGACGGTCGCCGCCATGGTCCTGGACGGGCCGTGGCCGCGCATCGCGGCGGCCGCGGGCGCCGTCGGCGCGGCGGTCCTGGGCGCGTTCGTGCTCCGGCTCGAGCGGCGGCTGCGGGTCGAGGTGGCCACGGTCCGCGCCGAGCAGGCGGCGGAGTACTCGCAGGCGCACGCCCGCTACTCCGAGGAGCACCGCGAGTTCACCGACCACATGGTCGGCCTGCTCGACGTCGCCTCCGAGCGCATCGACGTCATGCGCTCGAAGCTGGACCTGCTGGAGGCCGAGATCGCGGCCGCCCGCAGCGCCCGTCCCGGCGCGTCCACCCCCAGCGTCGAGCTGGCCCGGCTGGCCGAGGGCGCGGAGTGGAACGACCTGTGGCCCGACCTCTCCGAGGCGCCGACGGTGGTCGACCTCATCAAGTGGGAAGACAAGAACACCGACCTGCTGCCCGAGGCCGACCGCAAGAAGAAGTCCGCCCCGGTCGAGCAGCGCCAGGAGCGCAGCGCCTGAGTCAGGCGTTCTGCACCGTCTCCAGCACCACCTCGGCCCGGGCGACGTCCTTCGCCTCGGCCTCGACGGAGCGCCGTAGCGCCGCGTGCAGCGTCGCCGGCGTCAGCACGCCGACGTAGCGGTCGTCGTCGTCCAGCACGGCGATCCAGCCGGCGTTCCACTGCAGCATCTCCGCGAACGCCACCTTGAGGGAATCGTCCAGCTCGACCCACGCCTCCATGCGCCGCGCGTGGTCGCGGACCTTCCCGGCGCCGGTCAGCATGTCGTGGCCCACCCAGCCGGCCAGCCCGCCGTCACCGTCGAGGACGACGGCCCAGCGCTCGTCGCCGAGGGCGGCGCCGGCCGCGGCGAGGTCGTCGTCGGCCTTCACGACGGGCGGGTGCTCGAGGTCGGCCGACGTGATGGCCGTGACGGAGAGCCGCTTGAGGCCGCGGTCGGCGCCCACGAAGTCGGCGACGAAGTCGGTGGCCGGCGCGCCGAGGATGGCCGCCGGGGTGTCGAACTGCTCCAGCCGGCCGCCCTGCTTGAACACCGCGATGCGGTCGCCCAGCCGGACCGCCTCCTCGATGTCGTGCGTGACGAACAGGATGGTCTTGCGGACGTCGTCCTGCAGCCGCAGGAACTCGTCCTGCAGCTGTGACCGCACCACCGGGTCGACGGCGCTGAACGGCTCGTCCATGAGCAGGACGGGCGGGTCGACGGCGAGCGCGCGGGCCACGCCGACCCGCTGCCGCTGGCCGCCGGAGAGCTCGTGCGGGTACCGCTTGCCGTGCACCGCGGGGTCGAGGCCGACCAGCTCCATCAGCTCGCGGGCCCGCTCGTGGCGGCGCTTGCGCGGCCAGCCGACCAGCTCGGGCACGACGGCGATGTTCTCTTCGATGGTGCGGTGCGGGAACAGCCCGACGTTCTGGATGACATAGCCGATGCCGCGGCGCAGCGCCACCGGGTCGGCGTCGGTGACGTCGACGCCGTCGACCACGATGCGCCCGCCGGTCGGCTCGACCAGCCGGTTCACCATCTTCATGGTCGTGGTCTTGCCACAGCCGGACGGCCCGACCAGCACGACCAGCTCGCCGCGGCCCACCTCGAGGGTGAGCTCCTGCACCGCGACCGTGCCGTCGGGGTACCTCTTGGAGACGCGGTCGAGACGAATCATCGGTTCTTCGGTAGCGTCAACGGAATGGCGCTCTCCGGGCCCGTTCATACCGCAACCCTGACCGACAACTGCCTCGTGCGCAACGACTGGGTGTGTGGCGAGTACGTCCGTACCCGCTGGGACGAGATCATGGAGGCGCTCGGCCAGCACGTCACCATCACGGTGGTGTCCGTCGTCATCGGCTTCGCCCTCGCGCTCGTGCTGGCGGTCATCGCCCGGCGGGTCGGCTGGCTGCGCGGCGCGATCCTGGGCACGTCGACGGCCCTGTACACCATCCCGTCGCTGGCGATGTTCTCGCTGCTGGTACCGCTCACCAAGCTCACCGCGACGACGGTGGTGATCGGGCTGGTGCTGTACTCGCTGACCATCCTGGTCCGCGGCATCCTCACCGGCCTGGACGCGGTTCCGGGCGACGTCCGCGAGGCGGCGGTCGGCATGGGTTACGACGGCTTCCGGCTGCTCCGCAAGGTGGAGCTGCCGATGGCCATGCCGGCGGTGTTCGCCGCGCTCCGGGTCGCGACGGTGTCCACCATCGCGCTCACGACCATCGGCATGATCGTCGGCCACGGCGGCCTCGGCAACCTGATCGCCCGCGGCCAGCGCAGCAACTTCCACGCCGAGGTGCTGACGGCGTCGGTGCTCTGCGTCGTGCTCGCGCTGGTCGCCGACGTGCTCCTGCTCGGCCTGCAACGCTGGCTCACGCCGTGGCGACGGGGGGTGCGCGCATGAACGGGCTGGTCGACGGCATCAACTGGCTGCTCGACGGCGACAACTGGTCCGGTCCGACGGGCGTCGGCACCCGGTTGACCGAGCACCTGTGGATCACGGTGCTGTCGATGGTCATCGCCTGCGCCGTCGCGCTGCCGATCGCGCTCTGGCTGGGACACCTCGGACGAGGTGGCGCGCTCGCCGTCAACATCAGCAACGTCGGCCGGGCGGTGCCGACGTTCGCGATCCTGGCGATCCTGTACATGACCCCGCTCGGGCTGTCGATCTGGACGACCGTCATCGCGCTGGTGCTCTTCGCGATCCCGCCCATCCTCACCAACGCCTACGTCGGCATGCGCGAGGTCGACCGCGACGCCGTCGAGGCGGCTCGCGGCATGGGGATGAGCGGCTTCCAGCTGTTGCGCCGCGTCGAACTGCCGCTGGCGGTGCCGCTCATCCTGGGCGGCATCCGGCTGGCGACGGTGCAGGTGGTGGCCACGGCGACGCTGGCCGCCGTCATCTCCGGGCCGGGCCTGGGCCGCATCATCACCAGTGGCTTCAACCGGCAGGACGTGCCCGAGCTGATCGGCGGCGCGATCATGGTCGGCCTGCTGGCGCTGGCGATCGAAGGGGTCATGGCGCTGCTGCAGCGGGCGGTCGACCCGATGCGACGGGCCACGCGGCAAGGACGGTCGAAACGCGATCGTGACCGGGGAATGCCGCTCGTCACGGACGAGGTTGTCAGTGGCGCGTAGTTGACTGATTCCACGCGGGCGCTATGAGGGTGCTCGCCGGACACGCGTGCGGGGCTCGGCGCCCGGCACGGGACACAGAAGGTGACACCGGTGAAGACCATGACCATGCGGAGACGAGCGGCCGTGCTGGCGACCGCGGCCGGCCTGGCGCTGTCGCTGGCGGCGTGCGGCGGCGACGATGACGATCCGTTCGAGGACGGCGACGGCGGCGGCTCCACCGCCACCGACGGCGGTGGTGGCGGCGGCGACTTGACCGTCGGCGGCGCCAACTTCACCGAGATGGTGATCATGCAGGAGATGTACGCGGCGCTGCTCGAGGACGCCGGGTACACCGTCGACATCCAGTCGGTGGCCAACCGCGAGATCTACGAGCCGGCGCTCGAGAGCGGCGAGATCGACGTCGTGCCCGAGTACCTGGCCACGTTCGCCGAGTTCCTCAACGGCGCCGTCAACGGCCCCGACGCGCCGTCGACCGCGCCCATCGCCACGTCCGACGCCACGGAGACGGTCGACGCGGCCCGGCCGCTGGCCGAGGAGCGCGGGCTGACCATCCTCGACCCGGCCGAGGCGGCCAGCCAGAACGCGTTCGCCGTCTCGCAGGAGTTCGCCGACGAGAACAACCTCACCACGCTCTCCGACCTCGCCGCGCTGGGCCAGCCCATCACGCTGGCCGCGGTCGAGGAGTGCCCCGACCGGCCGTTCTGCGAGCCGGGCCTGGAGTCGGTGTACGGGCTCGACATCGTCGACCCGCCGCTGGCCACCGGGTTCAGCACCAGCGAGACGAAGACGGCGGTGCAGCGCGGCGACGCGCAGCTGGGCCTGGTCGGCACCACCGACGGCACGCTCGACCAGTTCGGTCTCGTGGTGCTCGAGGACGACAAGGGGCTGCAGGCGGCCGACAACCTGGTGCCGGTGGTCAACACCGAGTCCGCGGGCGACCCCGCCATCGCCGACGCGCTCAACCAGCTGGCCGCGGTGCTCACCACCGACGACCTCGCCACGCTGAACGCGCAGGTCGACGCCGAGCGCCAGCAGGCTCCCGACGTCGCGCGGGCCTACCTCGAAGACAAGGGGCTGCTCTGACCTCGATCAGCGCGCTCGACGTCCTGGACTGGCGGCGGCGGGTCCACGTGCTCTACTCCGCCGTCCGGGACACGAGCGAGGCAGATCCGGCCGGCGCCCACGAGCAGTGGGCGGCCGGCCGCGACGACCTGGTGCGCACGCATCCCGCGTCGCCGGTCCCGCCCGAGGCGCGGGCCGGCTTCGCGGGGCTGCGGCACGCGCCGTACGACCCCGCCCTGCGGTTCGTGCTGCCGGTCGACCCCAACGTCGAGCCACGGCGGCTCGAGGTGCCCACGGCCACCGACGGCGTCGTGCCGTTCGTGCTGGCCGGACGGCTGCACCTGCCGCTCGGCGATCTCGACGTGTGGTGGCTCGACTCCTACGGCGGCGGCGTGTTCGTGCCGGTCAAGGACGCGTCGGCCGGCCGGGCCACGTACGGCGGCGGGCGCTACCTGCTCGACACCGTCAAGGGCGCCGACCTCGGCGGCTCGGTGCACGACGCGCTGGTCGTCGACCTCAACTTCGCCTACAACCCGTCCTGCGCCTACGACCCCGCGTGGACGTGCCCGCTGGCGCCGCCCGGCAACACCCTCGGCGTCGACGTCGCGGCGGGCGAGTACGTGCCGCCCACGGGGTCCGGGGACTGACCGGCTGACACACGGTACGCTCACCTCCGACAGATTGTCGCAATGGAACCTTTCTGCGCGAGGTGGGCGGAATGCGGATACGGGGAATCGCCGTCGGCGCGGCGGCGTCGGCCGTGCTGCTGGCGGGGTGTGAGGCGCCCGGCGATCCGCCGCTGGGCCTGCTGGACGTCGACGGCGCCGAGACCGGCACGGTCACCGGCGAGCCTCCGACGGGTGACCCGTCCGAGCCGCCCACGGGTGACCCATCCGCCCCGGCCGAGAGCGACTGGGCGCTCGATGTCGCCGGCGAGGCGCCGGAGGAGCCGGCCGACCTCGCGGTGTTCGAGGCGTACCTCGACTTCTGGCGCGCCGACCTCACCGCGGTGAGCCTGCCCGACCCCGCCCACCAGCCGCTCCTCGACCTCTCCGCCGACCCGCAGCGCCAGCGCGTCGTCGACGTCGCGGAGCAGCTGCTGGCCGACGGTCACCGCACCATCGGCACGCTGCGCCTCGAACCGGCCGTGGTCTCGGTCAGCGGCCCGACGGCGGCCGTCCAGGACTGCCTCGACGGCCGCGAGACCTTCGACGTCGACGCCGAGGGCGCCGAGGTCGCCGACAGCCGCGGCGACCTCCTGCCGGTGCTGGTCCAGCTGGTCGCCGACGGCGACTCCTGGATCGTCGCCGACGTGCAGGAGTCCGACCATGACTGCGGTTGACCGCACGGCCGCGACCAGCCTCGACGGCCGAGTGACACCCGTACGGGAGACGGCGATGCGACGCGCACGAGTGGCCCTGCTCACCGCCGTGACGACCGGCGCCCTGGCCCTGCTCGGCACGGCGCCGGCCCTCGCCGGAGTGGGCGACGACCAGGTCGGCGGCGACGCCGACGAAGGCGGGCTGACCGCCGTCGCCGTCTCGCTCACCGGCAACGGCCTCGACGGCGGCGACGGCTCCGGCGGCGACGGTGGCGGAGTGTCCGTCAGCGTCCGGGGTGTGTCTCCCGGGTCTCGGCCGTAGCGAGCGGCGTTCAGGTGTATGCCTCGCAAGGCCGAGGAGGGAGTCATAGCGGGGTTCTATGACGACTGACGAGAACGCAGCGAGGCGCCGCCTGGGCGTCGCGCAGTAGGCCATGGACCCGGGAGACACACCCCGGGTGCCGTCGCCCTGCTACTGGGAGGTCATGGAGTTCGCCACCGGCGAGTGGGCGTACCAGAACTGGGCGCTGGAGTACGACGACCTCGACGACCCCGTCGGCCCCGGGAACGAGCAGACCTTCGTCTACCCGCCGCTGGAGGAGATCGAGGCGCACCGCGACGAGCCCGGTCACTGGGCCTTCGGCACGCTGCTGAACGTCGACGGCGACTTCGACGCGGCCGGCGAGTGCTTCGATCAACTGGTCGCGGCCAACGGCGGGGCGCACACCCTCTGGGTGCCCGAGGGCAGCACGCCGCCGCAGCCGCCCACGCCGCCGGTTCCGCCGGAGCTGCTGGCCGAGGTGGCGTTCGAGCATCTCGCGATCCCGGCGCCCGACACCCTGCGCAACCCGGCGGCCAGCTCCTACGTCAACCTCGCGACCTGGTTCTGGGTGGCGCCCGGCGACGGTCCGCGCGACGGGTTCGTCCGGCTCGAGGTCACGGCCACGGCGGGCGACAACTCCGCCACCGTCGTCGCCGACCCCGAGCGCCTCACGGTCCGTTCGTCGGCGGGTCCGTCGGCGGGCTGCACGGCCGAGCAGGCCCGCACGTCCTACGCGGCCGGCACACCCCAGTCGGCCGGCTGCAGCCTGCTGCACACCCGCTCGTCGGCCCGGATGCCGGGGCTCGCCTACACCGTCACGGCCACCGGCGCCTACGCCGCGTCGTGGTCCGGGCAGGAGGGCGGCACCCCGGTGGCGGGCGGCGGCCTGGGCGCCGTGGTCTCGCCGCCGACGTCGCTGGAACTGCCGGTCGCGGAGGTCCAGACGGTCGTCATCCGCTGAGCCGCGCCGCCGCGCGATGAGCAGCGGGGTAGCCTCGACGCCGTGGACCAGGAGGAGCTCTTCGCGCCGCCCGGCGAGGCCTGGCAGCAGGTGTCGCGCAAGCTCGTCGACCTGCGCCGGCTGGTGCTGCTGATCACGGTGACGCTGGTCGCCGGCGGCGCCGGGGTCGTGCTGGGGCTGATCTTCGGGCCGGCCGGCGTGCTGCCGGTCGTCGCCGCGGCGCTCATCGCGCTGGTGTGGGGGCTGTGGCTGATCCCGCGCAACTGGCGCGCCTGGGGCTACGCCGAGCGGCTGGACGACCTGCTGGTCACCCACGGCGTCATGTACCGCCGGCTGACGGTGGTGCCGTACGGCCGCATGCAGTTCGTCGACGTCGCGTCGGGGCCGCTGGAGCGGCGCTACGGCCTGGCCACCGTCCAGTTACACACCGCCTCGCCGGCCACCGACGCGAAGATCCCCGGCCTGCCGGCCGCCGAGGCCGCACGGCTGCGTGACCGGCTGTCGGCGCTCGGTGAGGCCCAGGCGGCTGGTCTGTGACCACCACGCCGGGGAGCGAGGCAGACGGCAGCAAGGCCGCCCGGGTCGATCCGACGCCGGAGCACTTCCGCCGCCTGCACCCGCTGACCCCGCTGCTGCGCGGCTGGGGGTTCCTCGCCCTGGCCATCGGCATCGGCGGCCAGGACGCGCTGCGCTCCGGCGAGATGGGCCGGTTCGGCCTGACGGTGCTCGCGTTCGCCGTCGTCGGGATGATCGTCGGGCTGCTGTCGTGGTGGTTCACCCGGTACGGCTTCGACGGCGACGCGCTGCGCATCGACTCCGGCATGCTGAACCGCCGGTCCCGGCGGGTCCGGCTGGACCGCCTGCAGGCCGTCGACATCAACCGTCCGCTGGCCGGCCGGTTGCTCGGCGTCTCGGAGCTGCGGCTGGAGGTGGCCGGTGGCGGCAAGGCCGAGGCGCCGCTGCAGTACCTCGCCGTCGACGACGCGGTGCGGCTGCGGGCCGAACTGCTGGCGCGGGCGGCCGGCATCGACGCCGACACGCCGGAGGCGCCGGAGCGGGTCGTGCACCAGGTGCCGCTGGACCGGCTGGTGTGGTCGACGGTGCTGTCCGGCGCGTTCGTCACCGGCGTGGTGTTCATCGTCGGCATCGGCGTCGCGTTCCTGTTCTTCCGCGACAGCCAGGTCACCGTCGGCGTGCTGTCGTCGATGCTGCCGGGCGTCATCGCCATCGGCGCCGCGCTGTGGGGGCAGCTGGGCCGCAACTTCGCGTTCGTCCTGGCCGAGTCGCCCGACGGCTACCGCATCCGCAAGGGCCTGCTCGACACCCAGCACCAGACGGTCCCGCCCGGCCGGGTGCAGGGAGTAGCCATGCGCCAGCCGTTGTTGTGGAGAGGGAAGGGCTGGGTGCGGCTGGACGTCGACGTCGCGGGGTACAGCGGCGAGTCGTCCGACGACAGCCAGCGCACGTCCACGCTGCTGCCGGTGGCGACGTACGAGGAGGCGGCCGAGGTGTTGCGGCACGTACTGCCGGGGACCGACCCGCTGTCGGTGCCGCTGACGCACGCCCCGCGACCGGCCCGCTGGCTGCGCCCCTTCGGCTGGAAGCGGCTGGCATACGGCGTCGACGAGCACGTGGTCGTGGTGCGCGAGGGTGTGCTCTACCGCAACCTCACCACCGTCCCGCACGCGAAGACGCAGAGCGTGCGCATCGTGCAGGGGCCGCTGCAACGCCGCCTCGGGCTGGCGTCGGTGCACGTCGACACCACCCCCGGACCGGTCGACGCCGTCATCGCGCACCGGCGGCCGGCCGAGGCCCGCGTCATCGCCGAGGAACAGGCCGAACGGGCCCGGCTGGCACGCAAGACCGATGTTCCAGAACAATGGATGGCGAGGTACCGGCAGCAGTCGGCACCCCGACCCGACGGCCACGCCGACGGTGACGGCCCTCCGGCCGCATCGAGCGAGCGAGACCAGGAGTGAGCTCGTGTTCCGCACCATGATGAAGGGCAAGATCCACCGCGCCACCGTCACGCAGGCCGACCTGCACTACGTGGGATCGGTCACCGTCGACGAAGACCTCCTCGACGCCGCCGACCTCCTGCCCGGTGAGCAGGTCGACATCGTCGACATCACCAACGGCGCGCGCCTCACCACGTACGTCATCCCCGGCCAGCGGGGCTCCGGCGTCATCGGCATCAACGGCGCCGCCGCCCGGCTCGTGCAGCCCGGCGACCTCGTCATCCTGATCAGCTACGGATTGGTCGACGACGCCGAGGCGCGCGGGTTCCAGCCGCGGGTGGTGCACGTCGACGCCGCCAACCGCGTCGTCGCGACCGGCGCCGACCCCGCCGAACCGGTGCCCGGCGCGGCGGCCCAGGTGCGCGGCGACACCGTCGCGGCCGGCTGACCCGGCGACCCTGACGCACATGGCGGGCGGCCCCGAGGCACGGTCGCGGCCCGGTGCCTCACGATGGGTTGAGCGGGTGTGCCGGCGACCCTGACGCACGCGGCGGGCGGTCCCGAGGCATTGTCGCGGCCCGGTGCCGATGCCGCCGAGTCGGTGTACCGGCGGCCCTGACGCACATGGCGGGCGGCCCCGAGGCACT containing:
- a CDS encoding ABC transporter substrate-binding protein, whose translation is MTMRRRAAVLATAAGLALSLAACGGDDDDPFEDGDGGGSTATDGGGGGGDLTVGGANFTEMVIMQEMYAALLEDAGYTVDIQSVANREIYEPALESGEIDVVPEYLATFAEFLNGAVNGPDAPSTAPIATSDATETVDAARPLAEERGLTILDPAEAASQNAFAVSQEFADENNLTTLSDLAALGQPITLAAVEECPDRPFCEPGLESVYGLDIVDPPLATGFSTSETKTAVQRGDAQLGLVGTTDGTLDQFGLVVLEDDKGLQAADNLVPVVNTESAGDPAIADALNQLAAVLTTDDLATLNAQVDAERQQAPDVARAYLEDKGLL
- the panD gene encoding aspartate 1-decarboxylase; protein product: MFRTMMKGKIHRATVTQADLHYVGSVTVDEDLLDAADLLPGEQVDIVDITNGARLTTYVIPGQRGSGVIGINGAAARLVQPGDLVILISYGLVDDAEARGFQPRVVHVDAANRVVATGADPAEPVPGAAAQVRGDTVAAG
- a CDS encoding PH domain-containing protein, with the translated sequence MDQEELFAPPGEAWQQVSRKLVDLRRLVLLITVTLVAGGAGVVLGLIFGPAGVLPVVAAALIALVWGLWLIPRNWRAWGYAERLDDLLVTHGVMYRRLTVVPYGRMQFVDVASGPLERRYGLATVQLHTASPATDAKIPGLPAAEAARLRDRLSALGEAQAAGL
- a CDS encoding PH domain-containing protein is translated as MTTTPGSEADGSKAARVDPTPEHFRRLHPLTPLLRGWGFLALAIGIGGQDALRSGEMGRFGLTVLAFAVVGMIVGLLSWWFTRYGFDGDALRIDSGMLNRRSRRVRLDRLQAVDINRPLAGRLLGVSELRLEVAGGGKAEAPLQYLAVDDAVRLRAELLARAAGIDADTPEAPERVVHQVPLDRLVWSTVLSGAFVTGVVFIVGIGVAFLFFRDSQVTVGVLSSMLPGVIAIGAALWGQLGRNFAFVLAESPDGYRIRKGLLDTQHQTVPPGRVQGVAMRQPLLWRGKGWVRLDVDVAGYSGESSDDSQRTSTLLPVATYEEAAEVLRHVLPGTDPLSVPLTHAPRPARWLRPFGWKRLAYGVDEHVVVVREGVLYRNLTTVPHAKTQSVRIVQGPLQRRLGLASVHVDTTPGPVDAVIAHRRPAEARVIAEEQAERARLARKTDVPEQWMARYRQQSAPRPDGHADGDGPPAASSERDQE
- a CDS encoding DUF1684 domain-containing protein, whose translation is MLYSAVRDTSEADPAGAHEQWAAGRDDLVRTHPASPVPPEARAGFAGLRHAPYDPALRFVLPVDPNVEPRRLEVPTATDGVVPFVLAGRLHLPLGDLDVWWLDSYGGGVFVPVKDASAGRATYGGGRYLLDTVKGADLGGSVHDALVVDLNFAYNPSCAYDPAWTCPLAPPGNTLGVDVAAGEYVPPTGSGD